Part of the Nicotiana sylvestris chromosome 2, ASM39365v2, whole genome shotgun sequence genome, GATTTGGAAAATCCCTGTAGTTTGGTTGACTATGAGCTGTGAATAACAATAGAATTTCAACCACCTCACCCCATATTTGAGTGCTAGTCTCGACCTTGTAATTACAGCCTTATActtggcctcgttgttagtcatataTATGCATCTtatggactggcgaattacttTGCTGGTAGGGACCTCGAGTACGAGTCCTAGTCCAAATCCAGAGGCATTGCATGCATTGTCGGTGTATAGGACTTAGACGTCTTGTGTTTGAAAAGAAGCTTGAGCGGCTTCCTTCAAGACCTCAAGCATTAGCTTTGCGCTGAAGTCTGTGACAAAATCAACGAGCACTTATGACTTATCGTTGTTTGAGGCTGATATGTGATGTCGTGCTAGCTTTGCTCGATGGCCCACTTGGCCAGCCTCCCCGATAGCTCGGGTCTATGTAAAATGCTTCTTAAAGGAAAAGTGGTAATGACCGAGATAGGGTGGCACTGGAAATAGGGTCTAAGTTTTCGTGAAGCTATGATCAGTGTCAGGGCCAGTTTCGCGAGGTGTGGGTACCTTGTCTCGTTATTGATAGGTGTTTTACTAATGTAATAATTATTGTGTACCTTTATTTACTCGAACCAGAACCCCACTTACTGCTACTTCAGAGACGGGGAGGTGGATGAGGAGGTGTTCTCTGAGTTCATGATTCGAGGGCAGAGGCGGTGATAACAAATACACCTTTAATTCTCGCAGAGCTTGTACATAATTAGGTGTCCACTGGATGATGTTATCCTTTTTTAGTAAGCCGAAAAATCTATGACATCTATCGGACGACTGCGAGATATATCTCGATAGGGCGACGATTCGACCAGTCAACCTTTAGACTTGCTTCTTTGTAGTCATTTGTTCAGGTATCCCGTTGATAGCCTTGATTTGGTGTGGGTTGACTTCGATCCCTCATTGTGATAGTAATAAACCCAAAAACTTTCCGAGGctacgccaaatgcacatttcatTGGGTTTAGTTTCATCCCGTACCATCTTGGTATGTCGAAAACTTCCCTCAAGTGGTCGATATGTTCTTCTGACCTTACGAATTTGACCATCATGTAGTTAATATTTACCTCCATGGTCTTGCCGAGTTGGTCTTTGAACATTCTTGTGACTAATATGTGATAGGTAGCTCATGCGTTCTTCGACTCGAATGACATGACCATATAACAATATGTTCCTCTACGGGTGATGAATGTGATTTTATCCTGGTCCTCTTCTTCCATGATTATCTGGTTATAGCTGGAATATGCATCGAGGAAACTCAGCAGCTCGTGCTCGACCGTTGTGCcgatgagttggtcgatataTGGCAACGGGAATAAATCTTTTGGACATGCTTTCTTTAAGTATGTGAATTACACACACATCCTccatttcccatttttctttttgacCATCACCATGTTGTTTATCCATTTAGGATATTTCGACTCCTAGATAGAGCCATTTTCTAATAGCTTTTTTACCTGTTAGTAGACAATATCATTGATGGTGGGGTTGAACTTTCGTCTAACCTACCTTACAAGAGGATAGAATGGGTCAACATTCAATTTGTGTGTGACGATCTCCTTGGGGATACCGACATATTTTCCTGAAGGCAAACAAATCTACGTTGGTTATTAAAAATTGGCTAATTTACTTGGTTCTCGAAGTTGCAGCCGGTGTACGCCTTTTTGCTGGGGTTGCTGGAATCTAGTTGAACTGGGTCGAGGTCCTCTatagttgagtccgcggtttcgACCGTATCGGGGTCCATGATGACATCCCTGGTATCTTCTTATGTCGACCTTGACCCTGTTGATTGCTATGCTTCTTTTTCCTTATCTTTATTTTGTTGGGTTGTCATGCTATCCATGGCGATGCAGTAGCATTCTCGGGATGTGCGTTGTTCTCCGTGTATGCTGAATATTCCCAAAAGTGTTGGGAACTTGATCACTTGGTATAAGCTGGAGAGGACGGCTCTCATGAGATGTATCCATGGGCGTCCTACTATGGCATTGTATATGGCGGCTTGGTCCATTATGTGGAATGTTGTCTTCAGAGTGATGCCGCCGGTGAGGACGGGGAGTGTAATTTCTACCGATGTTCGTTCAATTGCATTATTAAAACCAGTTAGTGTGATGCAGCGTGGCACTATCTTGTCATTGAGTCTCATCTGGTCAAGAACTCGGGGATGGATAATGCATGCTCCATTTCCATCGTCTACCATGATAAGTTTGACATCAATATCTAAAATTCATGAAGTAATGACAAGTGCATCGTTTTGACGGAAAGTCAAACCGTCGGCATCTGACTagtcgaagatgatactttcttcgagttcgTTATACCATTCGTGGGTTATCGATCTTTTGAGCTTATGAGTGGAAGTGAACTTGACACCTTTGATGGAGGCATCGTGGCTGCCGCCAATAATTATAATGATGGTGCGAGCTGGTGAGGGCGGCATTGGTGGGCCTTGACGCTCTCGACCCCTGGCGAAGGTGCTCCTTCCCTTGTCGCTTAGCAACTCTTTGAGGTGCCCTTGCAGTAACATGTTTGCTACCTCTTGCCTTAAGGTGATGCAATATTCTATTTTGCGTCCGCGTTTTTGGTGGAACTCGTAGAGGGTGTCAGATTTATTGGTACTTGGATCAGTGCTAATCTTTGGCGGTCACTTCACATTTGTTCTGAGTTTCTCTAGGTCGTAGTCTATTTCTGTAGgtgaaacacaaaaattgtgatcAGATAACAAAGGGGCATATCTCTCTCGTTCTTGTGAGTCCCCATCCTCATCTTATATTGGCCAACATCATTACAGAAGGTATGAGATACGGGGGCCTTGACATAAGGATGATGCCATTCCCTATTTGGCCTTGAGACTGGGTGATCCCTCCTCATATTATCTCTTCGTTCTTTCTTAGGCTTGACTTGTACTAAGTTGAGTCTTCGAGTTGGTTTGTAAAGGCCGTCATCATTTGCCCTGACTTCAGCACAATATGCATTATGGACTGCGAGATATATCTCGATAGGGCGACGATTCGACCAATCAACCTTTAGACCTGTTTCTTAGTAGTCATTTGTTCAAGTATCCCGTTAATAGCCTTGATTTGGTGAGGGTTGACTTCGATCCCTCATTGTGACAGTAAGAAACGCAAAAAACTTTCCGAGTCtatgccaaatgcacatttcatTGGGTTTAGTTTCATCCCGTACCATCTTAGTATGTCGAAAGCTTCCCTCAAGTGGTCGATATGTTCTTTTGACCTTACGAATTTGACCATCATGTAGTTAATATTTACCTCCATGGTCTTGCCGAGTTGGTCTTTGAACATTCTTGTGAATAATATGTGATAGGTAGCTCATGCGTTCTTCGACTCGAACGACATGACCATATAACAATATGTTCCTCTACGGGTGATGAATGTGATTATATCCTGGTCCTCTTCTTCCATGATTATCTGGTTATAGCTCGAATATACGTCGAGGAAACTCAGCAGCTCGTGCCCGACCGTTGTGCcgatgagttggtcgatataTGGCAACGGGAATGAATCTTTTGTGCATGCTTTGTTTAGGTATGTGAATTCCACAGACATCCTccatttcccatttttctttttgacCATCACCACGTTGTTTATCCATTTAGGATATTTCGACTCTTAGATAGAGCCATTTTCTAATAGCTTTTCTACCTCTTAGTAGACAATATCATTGATGGTGGGGTTGAACTTTCGTCTGACCTACTTTACAAGAGGATAGAATGGGTCAACATTCAATTTGTGTATGGCGATCTCCTTGGGGATACCGACATATTTTCCTAAAGGCAAACAAATCTACATTGGTTATTAAAAATTGGCTAATTTACTTGATTCTCGAAGTTTGCAGCCGGTGTACGCCTTTTTGCTGGGGTTGCTGGAATCTAGTCGAACTGGGTCGAGGTCCTCTatagttgagtccgcggtttcgACCGTATCGGGGTCCATGATGACATCCCTGGTATCTTCTTGTGTCGACCTTGACCCTGTTGATTGCTATGCTTCTATTTCCTTATCTTTATTTTGTTGGGTTGTCATGCTATCCATGGAGATGCAGTAGCATTCTCGTGATGTGCGTTGTTCTCCTTgtatgctgaatattccccaAAGTGTTGGGAACTTGATCACTTGGTATAAGCTGGAGGGGACGGCTCTCATGGGATGTATCCATGGGCGTCCTACTATGGCATTGTATACGGCGGCTTGGTCCATGATGTGGAATGTTGTCTTCAGAGTTATGCCGCCGGTGAGGACGGGGAGTGTAATTTCTTCCGATGTTTGTTCAATTGTATTATTAAAACCAGTTAGTGTGATACAACGTGACACTATCTTGTCCTTGAGTCTCATCTGGTCAAGAACTCGGGGATGGATAATGCATGCTCCATTTCCATCGTCTACCATGATAAGTTTGACATCAATATCTAAAATTCATGAAGTAATGACAAGAGCAGCGTTATGTGGGAAAGTCAAACTGTCGGCATCTGACTagtcgaagatgatactttcttttAGTTCGTCATACCGTTCATGGGTTATCGATCTTTTTAGCTTATGAGTGGAAGTGAACTTGACAACTTTGATGGAGGCATCGTCGCTGCCGCCAATAATTATAATGATGGTGCGAGCTGGTGAGGGCGGCATTGGTGGGCCTTGACGCTCTCGACCCCTGGCGAAGGTGCTCCTTCCCTTGTCGCTTAGAAGCTCTTTGAGGTGCCCTTGCTACAACATGTTTGCTACCTCTTGCCTTAAGGTGATGCAATCTTCTGTTTTGTGTCCGCGTTCTTGGTGGAACTCGCAGATGGTGTCAGATTTGTTGGTACTTGGATCAGTGCTAATCTTTGGCGGTCACTTCACATTTGTTCCGAGTTTCTCCAGGTCGTAGTCTATTTCTGTAggcgaaacacaaaaattgtgatcAGATAACAAAGGGGCATATCTCTCTCGTTCTTGTGAGTCCCCATCCTCGTCTTATATGGGCCAACATCATAGCAGAAGGGATGAGATACGGGGGCCTTGACATAAGGCTGATGTCATTCCCTGTTTGGCCTTGAGACTGGGTGTTCCCTCCTCATATTATCTCTTCGTTCTTTCTTAGGCTCGACTTGTACTAAGTTGAGTCTTCGAGTTGGTCCGTTAAGGCCGTCATCATCTACCCTGACTTCAGCACAATATGCATTATGGATTTCGTCCCAAGTAGTTGGAGGGTACTTCATCAACCGGCTTAGTAGCTTTCTGGCTGCTCTTGAACCCTCTCTGCTCAACCCATTCTGAAAGTCTGCGGCTTCCATCCCTTCGGACACATTTGGAAAGGTCATCCTTATGTTGTTGAATCGGGCGAGGAAGTCCCATAGTCCCTCTCCTGGGATTGCTTGATGGCGAAGATTTTGTTTACTCTTGTTTCGGCTTTCTTGGCCCCAACATGTGCCGTTGTTGATGCCCAATTTTTTgctcatatttctaaaaaatatatatataccttCAAACTAGAATATTTGCATCATCATCTAGTTTATTAACCTATACAAGCATTTGTCATTATTTTTAAGGGCTTTAAATTAAATTCTTTttgcattttattatataaatatccaataattatccttcaaattatttttatgatgatttaattatTCAAACTTATCAATTACACCAACGTGTATGTTTTTAAATATCTTactgtattttttataatttcatTTGCAATTTTAGGCTAATTGCacatttttgcaataatagcctatgatcgtgtataattatattttttacGCAGAAAATatctttttataatattaagtcattatttttaatcattttagtgcataaataatattttttattatttcttaaatatttttataaattattttattaaattttatgtatttaaataatagcccatttTTTTAAACCAAATTCGGACCTAATACACCAGCCCAATACCCCATACACCAGCCCAATAACCCCAGTCCAAACCCGTCTAAATAAATCCGACCTACCACCTTttaaatcatggccgttgatctttgagatcaacgacccatatCTATTCCCTCCTTTTAATTAACCTAAATCACCCCAAACCCTACCATTCCATCTCagacgccgcctttgaatcctgTACCCTCTTCTATGAACCATAGCTGTTGTATCTCTCGACCTCTCCAAATCCGGCCCTAAAATGGAATTAATCGTTGATTCACTTACCTTATTGATCTCCTCTCACTACTGGTTGTTCATCTGTGGTGTTACCTAGTtgcttgcctaaacatggcaagcaAATCTCAGCAAAATCGAACAAAAATCGGTTCAAATCCTTGACCTTTCTGCTTTCCCGTCTATATTCATCCTTTGTTCTATTATGGGTACGAATCTCTGTGTATTTTTGTTCATTCTTACTTACCCTAAAACTAGAGTTTTCAGATCTCTTTAGATCGAACCAAAATTGGTTCgattctttgattttaagttttaTATGTCTATATTTTTCCTATGTTACTATTTTCGTATATATTCTGGTAATATTTGCTTTCCCTAAAAATTTGGGTTTACCTATTTTTCCCTAAATCTGATTTTTATTAATTCTGCATGTTATTGCTTCCTTATTTATGTTTGATTTTACAGTGTTTCCTTGTGTCCTTGTTTAATTtctactactatataaacccctccctaTTCCTCTTTAAGAAGTCTGGAATCCCTATAATCTCACTAAAAATTATAAGCTCTATTATGTTTTTCCTTCAATATCTCGTTCTATACTTTGGTTCttggctggctgaaagccaaggccaccgaAATTCTAGGTTCttgttctttgttgatattcagAATACTGTGGACTTctgttctttcttgttttttcacTTAACTGGTGAGTTATTGGACTTCGTAGTTTCATTCCAAAGTATCTGTGATTTGCATATGTTTTCACTCCTGTTGCATAATGTGTTTTTCTGGGTTATTTTTATGTGCAATTCTGTTTTTTCTGCTTCAATTTTTAGCtctccttaacttttaatttaatattaataGTTTAAAGCATGCCTAAACCTGATTTGAGTAAATTAGATTCCTTTCAAACTTATGTAGCCTTTTTGTTGCAACTTATTGATATTTAGGACCTTTGCATCTCTTTGTTGTTTAATTTTTCTATCAATCCTGCTACTTGAACACGCTTTACTTATATGATTGGTATCCCTTTTAGTAGACTAGTTGATTGTATTCAAAAGCATGAATGTATACATTAACTATATAGCATAAGTATGTTTCCTATCCTATTCTGAATTTCCTGTGATGATATCTTGCTTATATAGCATGTTTGATCCTGTTCCTTATTAGTATGCTTCTAGCATATCTTGACTTCGCAGTAGTTGCAATGATTTGTTCTCATCCTGTCTAAATTATGTTGCCAATTAATATGATTACTTCTTGTAACATTAGCACCTATACTTAGTATAATTTGAACCTTTTCTCTACTATGAGTCTGTGTATACCAATCCTGCAAACCTGTTCTGTTAATGTGTGACTACTTATGCACTAGGTGTTGAACTTGTTCTTCTGAATCTTTGCTAAGTGTGTTCTCAAAACCTAAAGCCTGTTCGATTATCTGTTCTATGTGCTCAACTTGACTATGTTTGTATCCTTCAGTGTTGTCCCTCAACCTTAGGTTACTCTCTTTCACTTGTTACCTAGGCTCTTTTGGAGTTCTCATTCTTAGCCGGCTGAAAACCAAGGCTACCTAGGTTCTATCATTGTCCTCCCTAGTGTAAGCAATGCTCGGGGTCCAATTGAGACCTTTgtaaactctgacacactaggactTTGTCCTTAGTCATTCACTGAATCTCCTCTATTATTCTCCCTAAATTGAGAACTGCTCGGGGTTCGTTTttagacccttgtgaactctgacacactagggtcTAAGGTTTCTTGGCACTCTGTGATAAATGCTCCCTACTACCCGCTTTATACCTATTCATTTAGCCAATAGGCTTGTGTACATGGTTGTTTTCTGAATCTTTGATGGCTACTTGGTTTTGGCTATTTTGTGACTATGACTTCTAGGCTGTGGTGAAACTTGTATGGATACGGAATTGAAGGCCTGGCTGGACTGGGTATACCTTGGGTCTATCTAAGGCCTACCATAGTTATTTTATATCTCTGTAATATATTTCATTCATTGGGCCTGTAATAACAATTATGGTGTTAGTAAAATTAGGAAAATGGGTTTATGTTTTAATATTTGCATGaaatgggtagaaatcctgcctataggtatttaaTTTGATCGAACATGTTCTACTACTGTGTGTTAGATAACCTACCTATAGGTCTTTAATTCGTTTAACATATTCTGCTTCTACATGTTTATTAGATATCATCCCTATAGAATATAAAATGACCAATCTTTCAATTGCAGCATGTTCACTAGATGCCATGATTATATTAGTTTATGTTCTACCAATCTGAActttagaaattatgcctatcgGGTTTTAATTGGTTAATATGCTGTTGTTATAATTACTTACTTTGGAGACATGCCTATAGAAGATAAAACTAGTTTCAATAGCCAATTGTAGAAATCCTGCATATAGGATAATCCCACTCACTTTTAACTGCCAATATTAAACTTTCAAACATTGTTTCGTTGCTTCGCTATGCCATCATTAGAAAGCATGACCATAGGATCAAATTGAGTAATTCTAAGTGTTTCCAATGGTTATTACTGCCAACTATTATGTAAATCACTTAGGAATTATGTATATAGGTTTAATCACTTATAATCAGTAATTCCAATAATTACCATGCAATATTAGATTCCCTAAACTGTGCAGTTGTTTAGAAATCACGTCTATAAGATTACACCTTGCATCTAAAACTGCCTGCACGAGGTcacatagaaaccatgtctatatggTTTAATGGCTTTTATTTGGCTCAATTATATAATTGTCTAACGCTTAACATCTAATTTGCTTGCATGCATTTGTTGTCTAAGCGTCAaggctaacttgagcccttaattgctttTACATGAAGTCCAGCATGTTTTGTGTGTCACCTAGTTTTCtcattttgagcaacctaagttaAGTCTAGAACCACTCGAAATAGAGGCCCAAATGCCTCCTGAACCATAGGCATGGGACAGGCAGTGCAAGCATAAGGCACGGTATAAAATCAACTAATGTgttttaggtaacaacttaaagatagtaatcgggtaacAGGAATTGATAGTATGTGTCCGCTGAATAATACGAGTAACACCCCACTttgagggagttacgaagtattatttatgttgcacgggatgattctttaggctaaaaaatttaggaccccccACCTTGTCTTTAATTAAATTATTTATGTTTATTCAAGGACTTTTGGTAATAACTTCACAAACTTCTTGCTTTCTTTGTCTTTGTTTGtctgactaattcatataattcgagtttggccgggacccacagttgtggaccttgAAGAGCTCCTAACAGCTTCTCTTCGAGGTAacttgagcccttacccgatctttagGGACGAAAACTGGTTAAAccagagttatttgcaaatagctGCCCTAACACACTTTAaactcattaggtggcgactctctcttttaacaccttcctttaaaagagttgtcatgtGTGGAAACCCAATTTCatgagaaaaaggggcgcgacatcatggcgactctgctgggattATTTAAGGCTCTTTCCATAGCAAACTTGATCTATATGAATTAGTCTTCTCTAATAAGCatgtcttttattattttttgttgatACATGAATATCCTGCTCCCGTTTCCCTTTTGTTGCTACCTGTACACCATTTTCCCTGTTTTCCCTTTATTTGAATTCGCATGCAAATCTCTGCTCAATTTGGTCATAACATGCACCTTCCTTTAGATATTTTTTTAAGAATTGCTACATCATGTCTCTCCGCACCCTCACTCCCTTGTCTACTTTATTATAATTTCACATTGCGCGAACtaactttttctttgtttttctttctttttatgtctTTACGTTTCATTCAATACAACATTTACTATTTTCATCATGCAAAATATTTGACAACGTGTTGTTATATACTTGCATAAAgtatgctccacatcatattttACTCGTGCATAATTAATATTATAGCGGCGCTTGATGAGTGTCCACGCTCTTCctaatatcaccctttaaatttggaaagacttatttgcggtaaaactagtcgatcagcggtacagtcgacggttccgtgcttTCCCCCtgaagttgtccacttgagggtactgGTCTAAACTCTTCTAGAAACCCACTCTAAtattaactgtgcatgcatcatgtccAAACCTAGTATGGGTTAGAACACAGTCTGAATAATAACTCGCTCTgtcaagccttgtccaaagtctgcCGGGATTTCCTTAATCCCAATGGACACAATCACGatctttgtattatttggatAAAACATGCCAATATATTGATCATTGACGTGTAAATAACCAAATATGGAGAGGGAAAAGGACTAACactatttgttttgcagaaatgaggtacgaagtccccaggttcggcatggttcaaaatatcccacctttgctgctagattggtgggaaaaTCTCTCACCAAGTgacaaaaatcatgtgaaaagaatCCTTGGAAATTTACCCTCCTTGTTCGACATTCAGCCAAACAATGCATTAATTGAGGCCGCCAccatgttttgggatgagaagAGAGCCATGATCCATTTTGGCAACATATAAatgactccccttttataagacGTACGAGACTTCACTGGGCTCCCATGGG contains:
- the LOC138885532 gene encoding uncharacterized protein, whose product is MVDDGNGACIIHPRVLDQMRLNDKIVPRCITLTGFNNAIERTSVEITLPVLTGGITLKTTFHIMDQAAIYNAIVGRPWIHLMRAVLSSLYQVIKFPTLLGIFSIHGEQRTSRECYCIAMDSMTTQQNKDKEKEA
- the LOC138885533 gene encoding uncharacterized protein, coding for MVDDGNGACIIHPRVLDQMRLKDKIVSRCITLTGFNNTIEQTSEEITLPVLTGGITLKTTFHIMDQAAVYNAIVGRPWIHPMRAVPSSLYQVIKFPTLWGIFSIQGEQRTSRECYCISMDSMTTQQNKDKEIEA